Proteins co-encoded in one Kribbella solani genomic window:
- a CDS encoding SHOCT domain-containing protein, with protein sequence MMNSTADAVFWSVIMVVLWLLIVGGAGWVTVRMIRQSRRHPPVRLPSPLDILERRFAAGELTQEQFDDARARLREHELDI encoded by the coding sequence ATGATGAATTCGACGGCGGACGCGGTGTTCTGGTCCGTGATCATGGTTGTGCTCTGGCTCCTGATCGTCGGCGGTGCGGGCTGGGTGACGGTGCGGATGATCCGGCAGTCCCGCCGGCACCCGCCGGTCCGGCTCCCGTCACCCTTGGATATCCTCGAACGCCGCTTCGCGGCCGGCGAGCTCACCCAGGAGCAGTTCGACGACGCCCGGGCCCGGCTGCGTGAGCACGAGCTCGACATCTGA
- a CDS encoding universal stress protein: MTTHPAPIVIGYDGSPGSVSALEWAAAQAGRAAAPLRIVEAFEIVIITRPSPGKVVPLEAVRTARRQRLDEVAAKIRVEYPGLRVETALIGGAAAKTLVDAAQDARLVVLGSRGLGGWSGLLVGSVAVQVTTHAECPVVVIPHGFQPRAAQAPTVVVGVDGSKYSARAIDFAFEQADAMHAEVVALHAWTSPYLTYHDGESMLEFDEDKVREEAALLVAESVAGAAAAHPDVRWSTELPEGSAGLALIRHSESADLVVVGTRGHGGFTGLLLGSVGQNVLHHTQCPIAVVH, translated from the coding sequence ATGACGACACACCCTGCCCCGATCGTGATCGGGTACGACGGCTCGCCGGGAAGCGTGTCCGCGCTGGAATGGGCCGCGGCCCAGGCCGGCCGCGCGGCCGCGCCGCTGCGGATCGTCGAGGCCTTCGAAATCGTCATCATCACCCGCCCGTCGCCCGGCAAGGTCGTACCGCTGGAGGCGGTCCGGACAGCGCGCCGGCAGCGGCTCGACGAGGTGGCGGCGAAGATCCGGGTCGAGTACCCCGGTCTGCGCGTCGAGACTGCCCTGATCGGCGGAGCCGCCGCGAAGACACTGGTCGACGCCGCCCAGGACGCGCGGCTCGTGGTGCTCGGCTCCCGCGGACTCGGCGGCTGGAGCGGACTCCTGGTCGGCTCGGTCGCCGTCCAGGTGACCACCCACGCAGAGTGCCCGGTCGTGGTGATCCCGCACGGCTTTCAGCCCCGCGCCGCGCAGGCACCGACGGTGGTCGTCGGTGTCGACGGCTCCAAGTACTCGGCCCGGGCCATCGACTTCGCCTTCGAGCAGGCCGATGCGATGCATGCCGAGGTCGTCGCCCTGCACGCCTGGACGAGTCCCTACCTCACCTACCACGACGGCGAGTCGATGCTGGAGTTCGACGAGGACAAGGTTCGCGAAGAGGCCGCCCTGCTGGTGGCCGAGTCCGTTGCCGGCGCCGCCGCGGCACACCCCGACGTACGCTGGAGCACCGAACTGCCCGAGGGCTCCGCGGGCCTGGCCCTCATCCGGCACTCCGAATCAGCGGACCTGGTGGTGGTCGGAACTCGCGGGCACGGCGGATTCACCGGCCTGCTGCTCGGTTCGGTCGGCCAGAACGTCCTGCACCACACGCAGTGCCCGATCGCGGTCGTGCACTGA
- a CDS encoding phosphoketolase: protein MHELTGKPLSAEEAADLDAYWRAANYLSVGQIYLLTNPLLTEPLQAEQIKPRLLGHWGTTPGLNLLYTHLNRVIRRRDLTMMYVIGPGHGGPAIAANTWLEGSYSETCPDVSRDAAGMARLFRQFSFPGGIPSHVAPELPGSIHEGGELGYSLSHAYGAVLDNPELVVACVIGDGEAETGPLATSWHSNKFLDPATDGAVLPILHLNGYKIANPTVLARIGDDELTRLLEGYGYRPYLVDGAEPEHVHQALALTLDQALDDITAIQQEARSGRPVKRRPWPMIVLRTPKGWTGPREVDGVPVEGTWRAHQVPLAGVRTSPEHRRMLEDWLRSYRPEELFDAAGRPVARLLQQVPAHPMGASPHSNGGLLRRDLELPPLTGYAVPVRHPGESEHEPTRVLGYYLRDVMQASLPYRNFRVFGPDETASNRLDALYDVTGKAWNAEVLPTDEHLAVDGRVMEILSEHTCQGWLEGYLLTGRHGWFSCYEAFVHIVDSMVNQHAKWLKVTRALPWRRPIASLNYLLTSHVWRQDHNGFSHQDPGFIDHVVNKKAEVIRVYLPPDTNTLLATAEHCLRGTDYINVIVAGKQPQADWLAPEAAALHCARGIGVWEFASNDAGEPDVVMACAGDVPTLETLAAVSLLHEHLPALKIRVVNVVDLMRLQPASEHPHGLPDADFDALFSTDKPVIFAYHGYPWLIHRLTYRRTNHDNLHVRGYKEEGTTTTPFDMVVRNDLDRFHLALDVIDRVPGLAQRAADVRQWLIDQRARHHEYILEHGEDLPEIRDWHWRRRPA, encoded by the coding sequence ATGCACGAACTCACCGGAAAGCCCTTGTCCGCCGAGGAAGCCGCCGATCTCGACGCGTACTGGCGCGCCGCCAACTATCTCTCCGTGGGCCAGATCTACCTGCTGACCAACCCGCTGCTGACCGAGCCGCTGCAGGCTGAGCAGATCAAGCCACGGCTGCTCGGCCACTGGGGCACCACACCCGGACTGAACCTGCTCTACACCCATCTGAACCGGGTGATCCGCCGCCGCGATCTGACCATGATGTACGTCATCGGCCCCGGGCACGGCGGGCCGGCGATCGCCGCCAACACCTGGCTCGAAGGCAGCTACAGCGAAACCTGTCCGGACGTCTCCCGGGACGCGGCCGGGATGGCGCGGCTGTTCCGCCAGTTCTCGTTTCCCGGCGGCATCCCGAGCCACGTGGCACCGGAGCTGCCGGGATCGATCCACGAGGGCGGCGAGCTCGGCTACTCACTCAGCCACGCGTACGGCGCCGTACTCGACAACCCGGAGCTGGTGGTCGCGTGTGTGATCGGCGACGGCGAGGCCGAGACCGGCCCGCTGGCGACCTCGTGGCACTCGAACAAGTTCCTCGACCCGGCGACCGACGGCGCGGTGCTGCCGATCCTGCACCTCAACGGCTACAAGATCGCCAACCCGACGGTGCTCGCCCGGATCGGGGACGACGAGCTGACCCGGCTGCTCGAAGGCTACGGCTACCGGCCGTACCTCGTCGACGGCGCCGAGCCCGAGCACGTACACCAGGCACTCGCCCTCACGCTCGACCAGGCCCTCGACGACATCACCGCGATCCAGCAGGAGGCACGATCCGGCCGGCCGGTGAAACGACGGCCCTGGCCGATGATCGTCCTGCGTACGCCGAAAGGCTGGACCGGGCCGCGCGAGGTCGACGGCGTACCGGTGGAAGGAACCTGGCGCGCTCATCAAGTGCCGCTGGCCGGTGTGCGTACGTCGCCGGAACACCGGCGGATGCTCGAGGACTGGCTGCGCAGCTATCGCCCGGAGGAACTCTTCGACGCCGCCGGCCGCCCGGTGGCACGGCTGCTGCAACAGGTGCCCGCGCACCCGATGGGTGCCAGTCCGCACAGCAACGGCGGACTGCTCCGGCGCGACCTCGAGCTGCCGCCGCTCACCGGATACGCCGTGCCCGTGCGGCATCCTGGCGAGTCCGAGCACGAGCCGACCCGGGTCCTCGGGTACTACCTGCGCGACGTGATGCAGGCGAGCCTTCCGTACCGCAACTTCCGGGTCTTCGGGCCGGACGAGACCGCCTCCAACCGGCTGGACGCGCTGTACGACGTGACCGGCAAGGCCTGGAACGCCGAGGTACTGCCGACCGACGAGCACCTCGCGGTCGACGGCCGGGTGATGGAGATACTCAGTGAGCACACCTGCCAAGGCTGGCTGGAGGGATACCTGCTGACCGGACGTCACGGCTGGTTCTCCTGCTACGAGGCGTTCGTCCACATCGTCGACTCCATGGTCAACCAGCACGCCAAGTGGCTGAAGGTCACCCGTGCACTGCCCTGGCGGCGACCGATCGCGTCGCTGAACTACCTCCTCACCTCCCACGTCTGGCGGCAGGACCACAACGGCTTCTCCCACCAGGACCCCGGATTCATCGACCACGTCGTGAACAAGAAGGCCGAGGTCATCCGCGTCTACCTCCCGCCGGACACCAACACCCTGCTGGCGACCGCCGAGCACTGCCTGCGCGGTACGGACTACATCAACGTCATCGTGGCCGGAAAACAGCCGCAGGCCGACTGGCTCGCGCCCGAGGCCGCCGCGCTGCACTGCGCCCGCGGCATCGGTGTCTGGGAGTTCGCGAGCAACGACGCCGGCGAACCCGACGTGGTGATGGCGTGCGCGGGCGACGTCCCGACACTGGAGACGCTCGCGGCCGTCAGCCTGTTGCACGAGCACCTGCCGGCGTTGAAGATCCGCGTCGTGAACGTGGTCGACCTGATGCGGCTGCAGCCGGCCAGTGAACATCCGCACGGACTGCCGGATGCCGATTTCGACGCGCTGTTCAGCACGGACAAGCCGGTCATCTTCGCGTACCACGGCTATCCCTGGCTGATCCACCGGCTCACCTACCGGCGGACGAACCACGACAACCTCCATGTCCGCGGGTACAAGGAGGAAGGCACCACCACCACGCCGTTCGACATGGTGGTACGCAACGACCTCGACCGGTTCCATCTCGCCCTCGACGTCATCGACCGGGTACCCGGCCTGGCCCAGCGCGCCGCGGACGTACGGCAATGGCTGATCGACCAGCGTGCCCGGCACCACGAATACATCCTCGAGCACGGCGAGGACCTGCCCGAGATCCGCGACTGGCACTGGCGAAGGAGGCCGGCATGA
- a CDS encoding flavodoxin family protein, with the protein MAVRALIVYESMFGNTERIAWAVRDGLREYVETETVPVNRAPDAVPDGVRLVVVGGPTHAFSMSRLSTRQEAVKQGDLVMPVEVGIREWLAVLKPPAGAKAPRVATFDTRIARVRRLPGSAARSAAKLLRRLGYRPLSTSESFFVHETTGPIEAAELERARSWGAELGRLLTGTAKAA; encoded by the coding sequence ATGGCTGTCCGTGCACTGATCGTGTACGAGTCGATGTTCGGCAACACCGAGCGGATCGCGTGGGCGGTCCGGGACGGGTTGCGGGAGTACGTCGAGACCGAGACCGTGCCGGTCAACCGCGCGCCGGACGCCGTACCCGACGGCGTCCGGCTGGTGGTGGTCGGGGGACCGACGCACGCGTTCTCGATGAGCCGGTTGTCGACGCGGCAGGAAGCCGTGAAACAGGGTGACCTGGTGATGCCGGTCGAGGTCGGCATCCGCGAGTGGCTGGCGGTTCTGAAACCACCGGCCGGCGCGAAGGCGCCGCGGGTGGCCACGTTCGACACCCGGATCGCCCGGGTCCGGCGGCTGCCGGGCTCGGCGGCGCGGTCGGCGGCGAAGCTGCTGCGCCGGCTGGGTTACCGGCCGCTCAGCACGTCCGAGAGCTTCTTCGTGCACGAGACCACCGGACCGATCGAAGCGGCCGAGCTGGAGCGTGCGCGGAGCTGGGGCGCGGAGCTCGGCCGGTTGCTGACCGGTACGGCGAAGGCTGCCTGA
- a CDS encoding universal stress protein, whose amino-acid sequence MSKAVIHVGVDDSWRDTGAMEWALQESLLRREPLQAVHVIDERIRTVAGIPPDLVDDQATELVNTVQGYLDEHRNEAQGPGLGEGLDASPDDGQGLLDHEAELMLGPPARTLTDAAADSRMLVVGRRGMGTFKRLLIGSTSEAVVAQTTVPVVIVPDRWKPSDHAGPVVVALDQGDDHAPVMEFAIAAASERNVPVRIVYVFDLPGLYGWEAVNAEGVSADMREQAERHFENVAAEWNQKYPDVTIEVDVRRGHRVDGVLNGAAKADAQLIVVGAHHHARVTAALLGTVTRGVLHHATCPLAVVPV is encoded by the coding sequence ATGAGCAAGGCGGTTATCCACGTCGGCGTCGACGACTCGTGGCGCGACACCGGTGCGATGGAGTGGGCTCTGCAGGAGTCGCTGCTCCGGCGGGAGCCGCTTCAGGCGGTGCATGTGATCGATGAGCGGATCCGTACTGTCGCCGGCATTCCGCCGGACCTGGTCGACGACCAGGCGACGGAGCTCGTCAACACCGTCCAGGGTTACCTGGACGAGCACCGGAACGAAGCCCAAGGTCCCGGCCTGGGCGAAGGACTGGACGCGAGCCCGGACGACGGTCAGGGTCTGCTCGACCACGAGGCCGAGCTGATGCTCGGCCCACCCGCCCGGACCCTCACCGACGCGGCTGCCGACAGCCGGATGCTGGTCGTCGGCCGTCGCGGGATGGGAACGTTCAAGCGGCTGCTGATCGGATCGACGTCGGAAGCGGTCGTCGCCCAGACCACGGTTCCAGTAGTGATCGTGCCGGACCGCTGGAAGCCGTCCGACCACGCCGGACCGGTGGTGGTGGCCCTCGACCAGGGTGACGATCACGCTCCGGTCATGGAGTTCGCGATCGCCGCGGCGAGCGAGCGGAACGTGCCGGTCCGGATCGTGTACGTCTTCGACCTGCCGGGCCTGTATGGCTGGGAGGCAGTGAATGCCGAGGGCGTGAGTGCCGACATGCGCGAGCAGGCCGAGCGGCACTTCGAGAACGTGGCCGCCGAGTGGAACCAGAAGTACCCGGACGTGACCATCGAGGTCGACGTCCGGCGTGGCCACCGGGTCGACGGCGTACTGAACGGGGCCGCGAAGGCCGACGCGCAGCTGATCGTCGTCGGCGCCCACCACCACGCCCGCGTCACGGCCGCCCTGCTCGGCACCGTGACCCGGGGCGTACTGCACCACGCCACCTGTCCACTGGCCGTCGTGCCGGTGTAA
- a CDS encoding universal stress protein, whose protein sequence is MTGRKVVVGIDGRPDCENAIRWGAAEAAARGVELQLVHAFVWAEFRVPLGPSDLAPGLRAQAEKIVADAVELARRCEPAVSVTGRYVDGFPPAVLLAESATAGLIVIGSRVTGRLLSLLVSSAGVELSANALCPVVVVRPGDDALAGSRVVVGYDGSPAAGAAVEFGLAYADRHDLPARIVAVLDGEDDDHDLLAGIRAHAQAGRAELIEVDGHPSELLLEWSADAQLLVVGSRGRGGFAGLLLGSVSQTMLHQAPCPVAVIPQAALEGPA, encoded by the coding sequence ATGACCGGGAGAAAAGTTGTCGTAGGCATCGACGGCAGGCCCGACTGCGAGAACGCGATCCGCTGGGGCGCGGCCGAGGCGGCCGCGCGCGGAGTCGAGCTGCAGCTGGTGCATGCGTTCGTGTGGGCCGAGTTCCGGGTGCCGCTCGGGCCGAGCGACCTGGCGCCGGGGCTGCGGGCCCAGGCCGAGAAGATCGTCGCGGATGCCGTCGAGCTGGCCCGGAGGTGCGAACCGGCCGTTTCGGTGACGGGTCGGTACGTCGATGGCTTCCCGCCGGCCGTACTGCTCGCGGAGTCGGCGACCGCCGGGCTGATCGTGATCGGCAGCCGCGTGACCGGACGTCTGCTCAGCCTGCTGGTCAGCTCGGCGGGCGTCGAACTGTCGGCGAACGCGCTGTGCCCGGTGGTCGTCGTACGGCCTGGTGACGACGCCCTCGCCGGCAGCCGGGTGGTGGTCGGGTACGACGGTTCGCCGGCCGCCGGCGCCGCCGTCGAATTCGGGCTCGCGTACGCGGACCGGCACGACCTCCCGGCCCGGATCGTCGCGGTCCTGGACGGCGAGGACGACGACCACGACCTGCTGGCCGGGATCCGCGCTCACGCGCAGGCCGGCCGGGCCGAGCTGATCGAGGTGGACGGGCACCCCTCGGAGTTGCTGCTCGAATGGTCCGCCGACGCGCAGCTGCTGGTAGTCGGCTCCCGCGGCCGGGGCGGTTTCGCCGGCCTGCTGCTCGGCTCCGTCAGCCAGACCATGCTGCACCAGGCACCGTGCCCGGTCGCGGTCATCCCCCAGGCAGCTCTCGAAGGTCCCGCCTAG